The following coding sequences lie in one Komagataeibacter sucrofermentans DSM 15973 genomic window:
- a CDS encoding carbohydrate porin, translating to MKYAIDTRMTRRLIRSCALFPLFLLAFFTCGEGGARAQAIPGEGQGVVGSQPSLNINARRDVSVQDPGLFYSPPYGNQHFFGDWAGLQPYLQKHGVHIEADVHEELAGNFHGGAQKGVTDAGQVGVEIDIDWHKLAGAPKNFWTHTMIVNGHGRNESTDNIHDSLGGVQQIYGARGNVVAHLVYMYAEQSLFHNRLDISAGWIPVGSFFAASPLFCDFMNVSICGNPAPGKYVPGGRDWPSGNLGVVMRVMPTVDTYIMASMFAVSPHSFNGGISGWSWAQSGLGKFSTPVEFGWLPEFGPHHLAGHYKAGYGYDNSQYNDLYSDINGNSAVLTGRPFRKQSGVSTAWFQADQMFIRNGKGPTNGLIALAGYMYTSGKVSAMKQHAWAGMVETGAAWGRPLDTVGAMFHYFEMSRASVLQQESSVLAGTPFLNNQWGKVWGIQTHEDVYEVFYNIHTARGMSFQPDFQYINRPGGTTTYHDAAVMGLQFNCIL from the coding sequence ATGAAATATGCTATCGATACGCGAATGACCCGAAGATTAATCCGCTCTTGCGCACTGTTCCCCCTGTTTCTTCTTGCCTTTTTCACCTGTGGCGAAGGTGGTGCCCGGGCACAGGCCATTCCGGGGGAAGGCCAGGGCGTGGTTGGCTCGCAGCCCAGCCTCAACATCAATGCACGCCGTGATGTTTCGGTGCAGGACCCCGGGCTGTTTTACAGCCCGCCCTACGGCAACCAGCACTTTTTTGGCGACTGGGCCGGGCTTCAGCCCTACCTGCAGAAGCATGGCGTGCATATCGAAGCCGACGTGCATGAGGAACTGGCAGGCAACTTCCACGGCGGCGCGCAAAAAGGCGTGACGGATGCGGGTCAGGTTGGCGTGGAAATCGATATCGACTGGCACAAGCTGGCAGGCGCACCCAAGAATTTCTGGACCCACACCATGATCGTGAACGGTCATGGCCGGAACGAAAGCACGGACAACATCCACGATTCGCTTGGTGGCGTGCAGCAGATCTACGGCGCGCGTGGTAACGTGGTCGCCCACCTTGTGTACATGTATGCCGAACAGTCGCTGTTCCATAACCGGCTCGACATCAGCGCGGGCTGGATTCCGGTGGGCAGCTTCTTTGCCGCATCCCCCCTGTTCTGTGACTTCATGAACGTGTCGATCTGCGGCAATCCCGCACCAGGCAAATACGTGCCGGGCGGGCGCGACTGGCCCTCGGGCAACCTTGGCGTGGTGATGCGCGTCATGCCCACGGTCGATACCTACATCATGGCCTCGATGTTCGCCGTCTCGCCGCATTCCTTCAATGGCGGCATCTCGGGCTGGTCCTGGGCGCAGAGCGGGCTGGGCAAGTTCTCCACCCCGGTGGAATTCGGCTGGCTGCCGGAATTCGGTCCGCACCACCTCGCCGGTCACTACAAGGCGGGTTACGGCTATGACAACTCGCAGTACAATGACCTGTATTCCGACATCAACGGCAACTCCGCCGTGCTCACGGGCCGACCTTTCCGCAAGCAGTCCGGTGTCAGCACCGCCTGGTTCCAGGCCGACCAGATGTTCATCCGCAACGGCAAGGGGCCGACCAACGGCCTGATCGCGCTTGCGGGCTACATGTACACCTCAGGCAAGGTCTCGGCCATGAAACAGCACGCCTGGGCCGGCATGGTGGAAACAGGCGCCGCATGGGGCCGCCCGCTCGATACGGTGGGTGCCATGTTCCATTATTTCGAGATGAGCCGCGCCTCGGTGCTGCAGCAGGAATCCTCGGTGCTGGCGGGCACGCCCTTCCTGAACAACCAGTGGGGCAAGGTCTGGGGCATCCAGACGCATGAGGATGTGTACGAAGTCTTCTACAACATCCATACTGCGCGCGGCATGAGCTTCCAGCCGGATTTCCAGTATATCAACCGCCCCGGCGGCACCACCACCTATCATGATGCGGCGGTGATGGGCCTGCAGTTCAACTGCATTCTCTAA